GGGATGGCCTGAGGGCAAAGTGCCTTGATTTTTGGCAAAAGCTGGGCTTTTACGATCTCGATACCCGCGCTGACATTTCCCACATTTGCCGGTTTGGCCACATAATCCGTGGCTCCCAAGGCCAGGGCGTCAAACGTCGCTTTGGCTCCCCGTTCCGTCAGCGTGCTGAACATAATGACGGGCAGCTTGGGGTAGGTTTTGCGCAATTCCGGCAATGTCCCCAGCCCGTCCAATTCGGGCATTTCGATGTCCAGGGTCACGATATCCGGATTAAGTTGGGGCAGCTTGGCCAGGGCCAGTTTGCCATTGGGGGCGGTGCCCGCCAACTCGATGTCCGGATCCTCTTTCAGGATGTCCGTCAGCAATCTACGGATCACAACCGAGTCATCAACAATCAGTACGCGTATTTTGCGCATGTTACTTGATCACTCCCACGAGCCGCAGCTTGTCGATCAGGCTATCCTTTTGAAACGGTTTCATCAAATATTCATCCGCTCCGGCAGTGAGGGCCCGGAGCATCTGATCGGGTTCGGTTTCGGTGGTGACCATCACGACCGTCATCCCGGCAAGCCGAGCATCGTCGCGGATCGCCTTGACCAGTTCCAGTCCGTTCATCTCCGGCATGTTCCAATCCACCAGCACCAAATCGGGAAGCGGCTGGAGCCGCAGCCGCTCCAGCGCTTCGCGCCCATTGCAGGCGGAAACCGTCTCAAAGCCCAATTCGGCCAGGATGTCCCCTTCGATCCGCCGGATCGGCCGGGAGTCGTCAACAATCATCGCCAGCATGTGGAAATTCCTAAAAGCCCAAGAAAGATTCAACAAATTTTGATCAACTGGCGTTTCCGCCACGACTAACATGCCAGTGAATTACTAGTAGAGTGACTGGTTCCCAACCGCTGCAATTCAGTGGCCATCCGGGCCAATTCGCCGGAAGCTTGTTGGGAATTATTCGCGCCTTGCATGGTGTTCTCGGCGGCTTGGGCAACGGAAGTGATATTTTGCGCGATTTCGGCGGTTCCTTTGGCGGCCTCGGAGACGTTGCGGCTCATTTCATTGGCGGTCGCCGTTTGCTCCTCCACCGCGCTGGCAATGGTGTTGGCAATATCATTAATTTGGGCGATCACATCGGAAATTTCGCGGATGGATTCCACCGCGCCTCGGGTTCCATTTTGAATGGCTTCAATTTTATGTCCGATGTCCTCGGTCGCCTTGGCTGTTTCCTTAGCCAGTTCCTTGACTTCGTTGGCGACCACGGCAAAGCCCTTGCCCGCCTCGCCGGCGCGGGCCGCTTCGATCGTCGCGTTAAGGGCCAATAGATTCGTCTGTTCGGCGATTGAGGTGATCACTTTCAGCACTTTGCCAATTTCAATGCTACTGTCATCCAGCTTGGAAACGCATCCGCTAGCGGCTTGCGCGGCGACAACCGCTTGTTGCGCGACTCGCGCTGAATCGCTGGCATTCTTGGCGATTTCACGAATGGCGCTATTCATTTCATCAACGCCGGTGGAAACTGTTTGCACATTCTTGCTGACTTGTTCCGCCGCGGCGGAAACTACATTGGCCTGAGCCGAAGTTTCCTGGGCATTAGCGCTCATCTGCGTGCTAACCGCGCTCAATTCCTCGGCGGAGCTTCCCAGGGTGGCAGAGTTATCCGCCAATTGTTTAATCAGATTAAGCATCTCATTCTCTTGGCGGGCCATGGTACGCGCCAACCAGTAGGTAAAACCCGCCACAGTCCCCAGCAGTATCAAACCAACCAAGAGCATGGTCGTTTGGCGAGTTGCGATCAACGACGCGACATCTGCTTCGGTAGCGGAGGCATTCGCCGTGGCGAGCTCGACTATTTTATTAATTGAGGCACGATGTTCCGCGTATAATGGCGGCAATAGCGTGTTGATTATCTTTTGAACCTCCTCTCGATCTCCCTTTTCAATCGCGGGAATCAAGCGATGGTCGATCACGGAAAAAAATTCCTCCGCGGGCTTGCGAGAAGTTTCGGTGACCTCGACTTTTACGGTTCCAGACTCCAAGTTTTGCATCCAGTAGTCCTGCCGAGTTG
The Pirellulales bacterium DNA segment above includes these coding regions:
- a CDS encoding response regulator, which translates into the protein MLAMIVDDSRPIRRIEGDILAELGFETVSACNGREALERLRLQPLPDLVLVDWNMPEMNGLELVKAIRDDARLAGMTVVMVTTETEPDQMLRALTAGADEYLMKPFQKDSLIDKLRLVGVIK
- a CDS encoding methyl-accepting chemotaxis protein, whose translation is MSFIRNLSMKGKLTLLTTVFAIGFLVFGLVAYSTLNTVKVNGEHYLRIVQNKDLLADVLPPPNYIIETYLTARLMADGKNAEDIKDLTAQYKNLKRDYSTRQDYWMQNLESGTVKVEVTETSRKPAEEFFSVIDHRLIPAIEKGDREEVQKIINTLLPPLYAEHRASINKIVELATANASATEADVASLIATRQTTMLLVGLILLGTVAGFTYWLARTMARQENEMLNLIKQLADNSATLGSSAEELSAVSTQMSANAQETSAQANVVSAAAEQVSKNVQTVSTGVDEMNSAIREIAKNASDSARVAQQAVVAAQAASGCVSKLDDSSIEIGKVLKVITSIAEQTNLLALNATIEAARAGEAGKGFAVVANEVKELAKETAKATEDIGHKIEAIQNGTRGAVESIREISDVIAQINDIANTIASAVEEQTATANEMSRNVSEAAKGTAEIAQNITSVAQAAENTMQGANNSQQASGELARMATELQRLGTSHSTSNSLAC